The Desulforegulaceae bacterium genome has a window encoding:
- a CDS encoding VTT domain-containing protein — protein MKRLYNWVLSWSDSKWGTYALFILSFAESSFFPIPPDVLLIALCAGKPLKSFFYSLICSLGSVLGGVFGYFIGLRFMDFIGYKIVVLYGFQKKMDQIGVLYNNYDAWAVAIAGFSPIPYKVFTIAAGIFEISLPVFIAASFFSRSLRFFIQGTLLYFYGERIKFFVDKYFNVLAVVFTVLLVGGFVLIKYAF, from the coding sequence TTGAAAAGATTATATAATTGGGTTTTGAGCTGGTCTGATTCAAAATGGGGGACTTATGCTCTTTTTATTCTTTCATTTGCCGAGTCTTCTTTTTTTCCTATTCCTCCAGATGTTCTTTTAATTGCCCTTTGTGCAGGAAAACCTTTAAAATCATTTTTTTATTCACTTATTTGTTCCCTTGGTTCTGTTCTTGGAGGAGTGTTTGGATATTTTATCGGCTTGAGATTCATGGATTTTATTGGCTATAAAATAGTTGTCCTTTACGGGTTTCAGAAAAAAATGGATCAAATCGGAGTTCTTTATAACAATTATGATGCCTGGGCCGTAGCCATAGCAGGTTTTTCTCCCATTCCATATAAGGTTTTTACCATTGCTGCCGGTATTTTTGAAATAAGTCTTCCTGTTTTTATTGCGGCTTCATTTTTTTCAAGGTCACTTAGATTTTTTATTCAGGGAACTTTGCTATATTTTTACGGTGAAAGAATTAAATTTTTTGTGGACAAATATTTCAATGTTTTAGCTGTTGTTTTTACTGTTCTTCTGGTTGGCGGGTTTGTTTTAATTAAATATGCTTTTTAA
- a CDS encoding protein-L-isoaspartate(D-aspartate) O-methyltransferase translates to MSLKYKRWRDLMVDNQLIPRGIVNDDVLSAMREVPRHLFVSEAFKDQAYSDHPLPIGDQQTISQPFMVAEMTQALEPHPEDRVLEVGTGSGYQAAILSRLVFKVYTVERIYRLYRQSQQLFDKLRYFNIASKYTDGTLGWKDEAPFDKIMITAGSPNPPVKLFDQLEIGGLLVVPVGSETSQELMRYKKTEKGIEEENLGGCRFVKLIGKHGWGG, encoded by the coding sequence ATGTCTCTGAAGTACAAGCGTTGGCGTGATCTTATGGTTGATAATCAATTGATCCCCAGGGGAATTGTAAATGATGATGTTTTAAGTGCTATGCGTGAAGTTCCAAGGCATTTGTTTGTAAGTGAAGCTTTTAAGGACCAGGCATATTCAGATCATCCTCTTCCCATTGGTGATCAGCAAACAATTTCACAGCCTTTTATGGTTGCAGAAATGACCCAGGCTTTAGAGCCCCATCCTGAGGATAGAGTACTTGAAGTGGGAACAGGTTCAGGTTATCAAGCGGCAATTTTGTCAAGGCTTGTATTCAAGGTTTACACAGTTGAAAGAATTTACAGGCTTTACAGGCAGTCACAGCAGCTTTTTGATAAATTAAGATACTTTAATATAGCCTCCAAATATACTGACGGAACCCTTGGCTGGAAGGACGAAGCCCCTTTTGATAAAATTATGATTACTGCGGGTTCACCAAATCCTCCTGTGAAATTATTTGATCAACTGGAAATTGGAGGTCTTTTGGTTGTTCCTGTGGGCAGTGAAACTTCCCAGGAGCTTATGAGATACAAAAAAACTGAAAAAGGTATAGAGGAAGAAAATCTTGGTGGATGCAGGTTTGTTAAGCTCATAGGCAAGCATGGCTGGGGGGGATAG
- the rsmD gene encoding 16S rRNA (guanine(966)-N(2))-methyltransferase RsmD, translated as MKINTGILKGRKLKTPKGLDTRPTSGITRESIFNILKDKINNSLILDLYSGSGSFGIEALSRGAGFCIFVENNKDPLECLKFNIKNFDLEKSSKILKKNLPEDINTLFSDKNFDLVFLDPPYSKGLVNQTLKNLKSARFINEKTTIIVEHSKKETPDPSIFKLIDTRKYGKSLVSFLNSMI; from the coding sequence TTGAAAATAAACACCGGAATTTTAAAAGGAAGAAAATTAAAAACTCCAAAAGGATTGGACACAAGACCCACATCTGGAATCACAAGGGAAAGTATTTTTAATATTCTTAAGGACAAAATAAACAATTCACTTATTCTTGATCTTTACTCAGGAAGCGGTTCCTTTGGAATAGAGGCTTTAAGCAGGGGAGCAGGCTTTTGTATTTTTGTTGAAAACAACAAAGACCCCCTTGAGTGCTTGAAGTTTAATATTAAAAACTTTGACCTTGAAAAAAGCTCTAAAATCTTAAAAAAAAATCTGCCTGAAGATATTAACACCTTATTTTCAGATAAAAACTTTGATCTTGTTTTTCTTGACCCTCCATATTCAAAAGGCTTGGTAAACCAAACCCTTAAAAATTTAAAATCAGCCAGGTTTATTAATGAAAAAACCACTATAATTGTTGAACATTCAAAAAAAGAAACTCCTGACCCTTCTATTTTTAAATTAATTGACACAAGAAAATACGGCAAAAGCCTTGTAAGTTTTTTAAACTCCATGATATAG
- a CDS encoding selenium metabolism-associated LysR family transcriptional regulator, with the protein MDLWQLKIFSKVVELKSFSRAGKAIHLSQPTISSHIKDLESHFNCRLIDRLGKEAVPTSAGALLYSRAKEILALKEATEASMAEFQGSIKGKLKIGGSTIPGNYILPPLIGKFISKNKDVKISLSINDTSQIIQQIINAEVEIGIVGAKSLNKKIKQVSLTKDEMRVIVPRGHQWFSKKEIEINELKNQPFIMREEGSGTKESLIKRLNQHNIQIDDFNIIAELGSTSAIIQGIKGKIGISILSPIAVSEELEAKSLKAIPLKGINLSRNFYLSFNKERTPSPIMAAFKTFLLTNN; encoded by the coding sequence ATGGATCTCTGGCAGCTTAAAATTTTTTCCAAAGTAGTTGAACTTAAAAGTTTTTCCAGGGCAGGAAAAGCAATTCATCTTTCACAGCCAACAATAAGCAGCCATATAAAAGATCTGGAATCCCACTTTAACTGCCGCCTCATTGACAGACTTGGCAAAGAAGCTGTTCCCACAAGTGCAGGAGCTCTTTTATATTCCAGAGCAAAGGAAATTCTTGCTTTAAAAGAAGCAACAGAAGCAAGTATGGCCGAATTTCAGGGCTCAATTAAGGGAAAACTCAAAATCGGCGGAAGTACAATTCCAGGGAACTATATTTTGCCTCCCTTAATAGGAAAATTTATCTCAAAAAACAAAGATGTGAAAATCTCCCTGTCAATAAACGACACTTCTCAAATAATTCAGCAAATTATAAATGCTGAAGTTGAAATAGGGATTGTGGGTGCAAAATCACTAAATAAAAAGATTAAACAGGTTTCTCTTACAAAAGATGAGATGCGCGTTATAGTTCCAAGAGGACATCAGTGGTTTTCAAAAAAAGAAATAGAAATAAATGAGCTTAAAAACCAACCTTTTATAATGAGGGAAGAAGGATCTGGAACAAAAGAATCCCTTATAAAAAGACTAAACCAACACAATATTCAAATTGATGATTTTAATATTATAGCAGAACTTGGAAGCACATCAGCAATAATTCAGGGAATTAAAGGAAAAATTGGAATTTCAATCCTTTCTCCAATAGCAGTTTCTGAAGAGCTAGAAGCCAAAAGCCTTAAGGCTATTCCCCTTAAAGGAATAAATCTTTCAAGGAATTTTTACCTTAGCTTTAATAAAGAAAGAACTCCCTCTCCTATTATGGCTGCTTTTAAAACTTTCCTTTTAACCAACAATTAA
- the coaD gene encoding pantetheine-phosphate adenylyltransferase — protein MPISAIYPGSFDPITNGHIDIIERSIKIFDKVIVTVMYNPAKKSLFSVEERIELIKKSLKDFERVEVDSYNGLLIDYAKRNNIHAVIRGMRALSDFENEFQMAMMNRRLDRNIETVFFMTGLRWIFTSSSGIKEAAAFGADITGMVPPLVHKEILKKFNKGQN, from the coding sequence ATGCCAATTTCAGCTATTTATCCGGGCTCTTTTGATCCCATCACCAACGGTCATATTGACATAATAGAAAGATCTATCAAAATTTTTGACAAAGTTATTGTAACCGTAATGTACAATCCAGCAAAAAAATCACTTTTTTCAGTGGAAGAAAGAATAGAGCTTATAAAAAAATCCTTAAAAGATTTTGAAAGAGTTGAGGTTGACAGTTACAATGGACTTCTCATTGATTATGCAAAAAGAAACAATATCCATGCTGTTATTCGGGGAATGAGAGCCTTATCTGACTTTGAAAACGAATTTCAGATGGCAATGATGAACAGACGGCTTGACAGAAATATAGAAACAGTTTTTTTTATGACCGGTTTAAGATGGATATTTACAAGCTCATCAGGAATAAAAGAAGCTGCTGCTTTTGGAGCTGACATCACAGGAATGGTTCCCCCCCTTGTTCACAAGGAAATACTGAAAAAATTCAATAAAGGACAAAACTAA
- a CDS encoding ATP-binding protein → MEKDQKKKELKLIIVIVAILGILAFFEIKFLKNDSGFQLNAALVFFIMNLNLILLLLLIFLVLRNLIKLYYERKTEIPGSKIKTRLLMAFILITLIPNALLFISSVNFINSSIEYWFNAPVEQALKNSIDAGHEYYKYLEKNHSYFIEQNLSNFKNSKQKELQALIEPSLYDFVEVYSKSGERLYFAMKQSLGPEAQIAETRIQNIEKFPITITIDSGNIKIIKTIIKTNDLYISTGIKAEPRILINFDKISEGYEEYQQIKLMKSSVQTTYIIALFMVSFLVLFSAIWFAFYFSKTITDPIMDLVNATRIISRGNLDLKLKSKTDDEIGTLVNSFNEMTTELKTAKTTVQRQNEKFASRTRYIETILRNISTGVIAIDSNGTITAANMAFGNIFKTDYSLIIGKYYEDVLPKKYCELAKRYIKSDKRIIEEEIPVQLPIENDKRNLLLRFSSLHDEIGKNIGIVTVSEDVTELEKAQRMAAWREIARQIAHEVKNPLTPISLAAQRLQRKFPELRQDTIFQDCTKTIIDHVEIMRNLVNEFASYAKFPSPQKTLADFNDVLSSTIPLYREKYPEIEFNIKLPEKLPKIFMDKRQISQAVINLVENAAAAMNGKGVLNIETHLKKSKKLLSIKFSDSGPGINKDKSTRLFEPYFSTKKSGTGLGLTIVNSIISSHEGTITLDGSETGGACFIVELPV, encoded by the coding sequence AGGCTTTCAACTCAATGCCGCTTTAGTCTTTTTTATAATGAACTTGAATCTGATTTTACTTCTCCTTCTTATTTTTCTTGTTCTTAGGAACCTGATAAAACTCTACTATGAAAGAAAAACAGAGATTCCAGGATCAAAAATCAAAACAAGGCTTTTAATGGCATTTATTTTGATTACTCTAATTCCCAATGCCCTGCTTTTCATATCTTCTGTAAACTTTATAAATTCAAGTATTGAATACTGGTTTAATGCTCCTGTAGAGCAAGCTCTTAAAAACTCCATTGATGCAGGCCATGAATATTATAAATACCTGGAAAAAAACCACTCATACTTTATAGAACAAAACCTAAGCAATTTTAAAAATTCTAAACAAAAAGAACTTCAGGCGTTAATAGAGCCATCTCTTTATGATTTTGTTGAGGTATATTCAAAATCAGGGGAAAGACTTTATTTTGCCATGAAACAAAGTCTTGGCCCTGAAGCTCAAATAGCTGAAACCAGAATTCAAAATATTGAAAAATTTCCTATAACCATTACAATTGACAGCGGAAATATAAAAATAATTAAGACCATAATTAAAACAAATGACCTTTATATTTCCACAGGGATTAAAGCGGAGCCAAGAATTTTAATAAACTTTGACAAAATCTCTGAAGGCTATGAAGAATATCAGCAAATAAAGCTTATGAAAAGCTCAGTTCAGACAACTTATATTATAGCTCTTTTTATGGTGAGCTTTCTTGTGCTTTTTTCAGCCATCTGGTTTGCCTTTTATTTTTCCAAAACAATAACTGATCCAATAATGGATCTTGTAAATGCCACAAGAATAATTTCCAGGGGAAATCTTGATCTTAAACTTAAATCCAAAACAGACGATGAAATAGGAACCCTGGTAAATTCTTTCAATGAAATGACAACCGAGCTTAAAACTGCAAAAACAACTGTTCAAAGGCAAAATGAAAAATTTGCAAGCAGGACAAGATATATTGAAACCATATTGAGAAATATTTCCACAGGGGTGATAGCAATTGACTCTAACGGAACAATAACAGCTGCAAATATGGCTTTTGGAAATATTTTTAAAACTGACTATTCCCTTATAATAGGCAAATATTACGAGGATGTTCTTCCCAAAAAATATTGTGAACTTGCAAAAAGATATATTAAATCAGACAAAAGAATAATTGAAGAGGAAATTCCTGTCCAGCTTCCAATTGAAAATGACAAAAGAAATCTTTTACTCAGATTTTCCTCTCTTCATGATGAAATAGGAAAAAACATAGGTATAGTTACTGTTTCAGAAGATGTAACAGAGCTTGAAAAAGCCCAGAGAATGGCCGCCTGGCGTGAAATTGCAAGACAGATTGCCCATGAGGTCAAAAACCCTCTTACACCTATTTCCCTTGCAGCACAAAGGCTTCAAAGAAAATTTCCTGAACTTCGTCAGGACACAATTTTTCAAGACTGCACAAAAACAATAATTGACCATGTTGAAATTATGAGAAATCTTGTAAATGAATTTGCCTCCTATGCAAAATTTCCATCACCCCAAAAAACCTTGGCTGACTTTAATGATGTTTTAAGCTCAACAATTCCCCTTTACAGAGAAAAATACCCTGAAATAGAATTTAATATAAAACTTCCTGAAAAACTGCCTAAAATTTTTATGGACAAACGCCAAATAAGTCAGGCAGTAATCAACCTTGTGGAAAATGCCGCTGCTGCCATGAACGGCAAAGGAGTATTAAATATTGAAACTCATCTTAAAAAAAGCAAAAAACTTCTAAGCATAAAATTTTCCGATTCAGGGCCTGGAATTAACAAAGACAAAAGTACAAGACTTTTTGAACCCTATTTTTCCACTAAAAAATCAGGTACAGGACTTGGTCTTACAATTGTAAACTCAATAATAAGCTCCCATGAAGGAACCATAACCCTTGATGGGAGTGAAACAGGAGGAGCATGCTTTATTGTGGAGCTTCCTGTATAA
- the serS gene encoding serine--tRNA ligase: MLEIKFIRKNLSIVKEALDKRGADSSILKQFEENDIIRKKIVLEIEELRNKRNTVSEEIAVKKRNKEDASSMIEEMKKTSDKIKLMEKDLRDAEEKIEAALMTIPNIPHESVPFGKDDSENVFLRKHGNPREFDFTPLAHWDLGVNLKIFNFEKAAEITGARFPLYLGKGARLERALTNFMLDLHTEKHGYTETIPPYIVNRNTLTGTGQLPKFEDDLFKIDGLDYFLIPTAEVPVTNILKNEILDENDFPLYFTAFTPCFRKEAGSYGKDTKGLIRQHQFNKVELVKFTRPEDSYDELEKLLSNAEEVLKLLELPYRIVTLCSGDLGFSAAKTYDIEVWMPAQDKYREISSCSNFEDFQARRTNIRYKKKGKKGTFFPHTLNGSGLAVGRTVAAILENCQDENGDIIIPEKLRPYMNNMEKIEIEN, encoded by the coding sequence ATGCTTGAAATCAAGTTTATCAGGAAAAATTTATCAATTGTTAAAGAAGCTCTTGACAAAAGAGGGGCTGATTCTTCTATTTTAAAACAATTTGAAGAAAACGATATTATAAGAAAAAAAATTGTTCTTGAAATAGAAGAATTAAGAAACAAAAGAAATACAGTATCAGAAGAAATTGCAGTAAAAAAAAGAAATAAAGAAGATGCATCTTCAATGATTGAAGAAATGAAAAAAACTTCAGATAAAATTAAGTTAATGGAAAAAGATTTAAGGGATGCTGAAGAAAAAATTGAAGCTGCATTAATGACTATCCCAAATATCCCCCATGAGTCTGTTCCTTTTGGAAAAGATGACAGCGAAAATGTTTTTTTAAGAAAGCACGGCAACCCAAGAGAATTTGACTTTACTCCCCTTGCCCATTGGGATCTTGGAGTAAACCTTAAAATTTTCAACTTTGAAAAAGCTGCTGAAATAACAGGGGCAAGATTTCCTCTTTATCTTGGAAAAGGTGCAAGACTTGAAAGAGCCCTAACAAATTTCATGCTTGATCTTCACACAGAAAAACATGGATATACTGAAACCATTCCCCCTTATATTGTTAATAGAAACACATTAACAGGTACAGGGCAGCTTCCCAAATTTGAGGATGACCTTTTTAAAATAGACGGGCTAGATTATTTTCTGATTCCAACTGCTGAAGTACCAGTTACAAATATTTTAAAAAACGAAATTTTAGATGAAAATGATTTCCCTCTCTATTTTACAGCATTTACCCCTTGTTTTAGAAAAGAAGCGGGTTCTTACGGAAAAGATACCAAAGGTCTTATAAGACAGCACCAGTTCAACAAGGTTGAATTGGTCAAATTCACCCGTCCTGAAGACTCTTATGATGAGCTTGAAAAACTTTTAAGCAATGCAGAAGAAGTTCTTAAACTGCTTGAACTGCCCTATAGAATAGTAACCCTCTGCAGTGGAGATCTTGGTTTCTCAGCTGCAAAAACCTATGATATTGAAGTATGGATGCCTGCCCAGGATAAATACAGAGAAATATCTTCCTGCAGTAATTTTGAAGATTTTCAAGCAAGACGTACAAATATAAGATACAAGAAAAAAGGTAAAAAAGGGACATTTTTTCCCCACACCCTTAATGGTTCAGGACTTGCTGTGGGAAGAACAGTGGCAGCAATTCTTGAAAATTGTCAGGATGAAAACGGTGATATTATAATTCCTGAAAAACTCAGGCCATACATGAACAATATGGAGAAAATTGAAATTGAAAACTAA
- a CDS encoding sigma-54 dependent transcriptional regulator has protein sequence MSPHILVVDDEKAILKLLTEMLRDEGFVVSSAQNGYEALKQIEKEEPDLVLLDIYLPGINGIETLQEIKKINNSIPVIIISSYGNIDNAVYATKLGAYDFIEKPLAIDKTLVAIKNALEYQRLEEENRYLKKKNLDKNSFTGNSEVINELKGKLFQAAMSDENILVYGENGTGKKLAARNIHFLSKRSEFEMVTINCACLPKESAEKTLFGCSKGFLSPDSPRVKGKLELADSSTLYLDEINALDLKTQEQLLEFIETKEITRLGESREIKINTRIISSTSVHLEKEDFRKDLFYRLNVVNINLPPLRERKEDIKIIAEHFLKEASFAYNTEKKELSQKTFEILENHDWPGNVRELKNFINSITLMIDKGNIEPEDLPMEFSYLTDKTPRLKTTENLIKTNNYNLAMKEFEKIFIKQKFEEFENDIEKTAKETGLTKEEIEKIVKD, from the coding sequence ATGAGTCCCCATATTCTTGTGGTTGATGATGAAAAAGCAATCTTGAAACTTTTAACAGAAATGCTTAGAGACGAAGGGTTTGTTGTTTCATCTGCTCAAAACGGATATGAAGCATTGAAACAAATAGAAAAAGAAGAGCCAGATCTTGTTCTTCTTGATATTTACCTGCCTGGAATAAACGGAATAGAAACTTTGCAGGAAATAAAAAAAATAAACAACTCTATTCCTGTTATTATTATTTCAAGTTACGGTAATATTGACAATGCTGTGTATGCAACCAAGCTGGGAGCCTATGATTTTATAGAAAAACCTCTGGCCATAGACAAAACCCTGGTAGCCATAAAAAATGCCCTGGAATACCAAAGACTTGAAGAGGAAAACAGGTATCTTAAAAAAAAGAACCTTGATAAAAATTCTTTCACAGGGAACTCAGAAGTAATTAATGAACTTAAAGGAAAACTTTTTCAGGCTGCAATGTCAGATGAAAACATCCTTGTTTACGGGGAAAACGGAACAGGCAAAAAACTTGCTGCAAGAAATATTCATTTTTTAAGTAAACGATCTGAGTTTGAAATGGTCACTATTAATTGTGCCTGCCTTCCAAAAGAATCGGCTGAAAAAACTCTTTTTGGCTGCTCCAAAGGCTTTTTATCCCCTGATTCCCCAAGAGTGAAAGGAAAGCTTGAGCTGGCAGATTCAAGCACTCTTTACCTTGATGAAATCAATGCTCTTGACCTTAAAACCCAGGAGCAGCTCCTTGAGTTTATAGAAACAAAAGAAATTACAAGACTTGGAGAATCCAGAGAAATAAAGATAAATACAAGAATAATTTCCAGCACAAGCGTTCATCTTGAAAAAGAAGATTTTAGAAAAGACCTTTTTTACAGGCTTAATGTTGTAAATATTAACTTACCTCCTCTTAGAGAAAGAAAAGAGGATATAAAAATTATTGCCGAACATTTTCTTAAAGAAGCTTCTTTTGCTTATAACACAGAAAAAAAAGAGCTGAGTCAAAAAACATTTGAAATCCTTGAAAACCATGACTGGCCCGGAAATGTAAGGGAACTTAAAAACTTTATCAACAGTATCACCTTGATGATAGACAAAGGAAATATTGAACCTGAAGATCTTCCCATGGAATTTTCATATTTAACAGACAAAACTCCAAGATTGAAAACAACTGAAAATCTTATAAAAACAAACAACTACAATTTAGCAATGAAAGAATTTGAAAAAATATTCATAAAACAAAAGTTTGAAGAATTTGAAAACGATATTGAAAAAACAGCAAAAGAAACAGGGCTGACAAAAGAAGAAATTGAAAAAATAGTGAAAGATTAA
- the thrC gene encoding threonine synthase yields the protein MKTNYFPEDIKDLVIPSPQGEMYYKCLGCESEHPIDELLYICPKCGKVLLLHDRNFENLKKISGEKWRKILDFRKILKIPAVSGIYRYHEFLGSVIPLDSIVYLGEGHTPMIEANDNLKDYAGVKFFYKNDGQNPSASFKDRGMASALSYINFLLNSGKSENILAVCASTGDTSAAAALYSAYLYPRVKSAVLLPHKKVTPQQLSQPLGSGAQVFEIPGVFDDCMKVVEYLSENYNVALLNSKNAWRILGQESFSYEIAQDFDFDMKNKAVFVPIGNAGNITAILNGFMKFFELGIIEELPKIIGVQSEHANPVFKYYLEKNPDKRKFEPMVVQPSVAQAAMIGNPVSMPRVIQLVNQYNSVSQKNNVEIVCVTEQEIMDNELRANRNGHIACTHGGETLAGLVKAVSEGIIDKDTIAVVDSTAHALKFSGFQDMYFDKSIPPEYQIVPDESLINLPSLIKAKGIDVYPAPGKPLKAEKMSEFVKKTADEIAKKLNL from the coding sequence TTGAAAACTAACTATTTCCCAGAAGATATAAAAGATCTTGTTATTCCTTCTCCCCAGGGAGAAATGTATTACAAATGCCTTGGATGCGAAAGTGAACACCCCATAGACGAACTTTTATACATTTGTCCAAAATGCGGTAAAGTGCTTCTTCTTCATGACAGAAACTTTGAAAACCTAAAAAAGATTTCCGGTGAAAAGTGGAGAAAAATCCTGGACTTTAGAAAGATTTTAAAAATACCTGCAGTTTCAGGAATTTACAGATATCACGAATTTCTTGGTTCTGTAATTCCCCTTGATTCAATTGTATATCTTGGGGAAGGCCACACTCCCATGATTGAAGCCAATGATAATCTTAAAGATTATGCAGGGGTTAAATTTTTTTATAAAAACGACGGACAAAATCCCAGTGCTTCTTTTAAAGACAGAGGAATGGCCTCAGCTCTTTCCTATATAAATTTTCTTTTAAACTCAGGAAAATCTGAAAACATTCTTGCAGTTTGTGCATCAACCGGAGATACAAGTGCAGCTGCTGCACTTTACTCAGCTTATCTTTACCCCAGGGTAAAATCAGCTGTTTTGCTTCCCCATAAAAAAGTTACTCCCCAACAGCTTTCCCAGCCCCTTGGAAGCGGAGCTCAGGTATTTGAAATACCAGGAGTTTTTGATGATTGTATGAAAGTTGTGGAATATCTTTCAGAAAACTACAATGTAGCCCTTTTAAATTCAAAAAATGCCTGGAGAATTCTTGGACAAGAATCATTTTCCTATGAAATTGCCCAGGACTTTGATTTTGATATGAAAAATAAGGCTGTTTTTGTTCCAATTGGAAATGCAGGAAATATCACAGCTATTTTAAATGGATTTATGAAGTTTTTTGAACTTGGAATTATTGAAGAACTTCCTAAAATCATAGGAGTTCAGTCAGAGCATGCAAACCCTGTATTTAAATATTATCTGGAAAAAAATCCTGATAAACGTAAATTTGAACCCATGGTTGTTCAGCCAAGTGTTGCCCAGGCTGCAATGATTGGAAATCCTGTTTCAATGCCAAGGGTTATCCAGCTTGTAAATCAATACAATTCAGTTTCACAAAAAAACAATGTTGAAATTGTCTGCGTAACTGAACAGGAAATAATGGACAATGAGCTTAGAGCAAATAGAAACGGTCATATTGCCTGCACCCATGGAGGAGAAACCCTTGCAGGTCTTGTAAAAGCTGTTTCTGAAGGAATAATTGATAAAGATACCATAGCTGTGGTTGACTCAACAGCCCATGCATTAAAATTTTCAGGATTTCAGGATATGTATTTTGACAAATCAATCCCTCCTGAATATCAAATTGTTCCAGATGAATCCCTTATTAACCTTCCTTCCCTTATTAAAGCAAAGGGAATAGATGTTTATCCAGCTCCAGGAAAACCTCTTAAAGCTGAAAAAATGTCTGAGTTTGTTAAAAAAACAGCCGATGAAATTGCAAAAAAATTAAATCTGTGA
- a CDS encoding 5-formyltetrahydrofolate cyclo-ligase, whose translation MPAEDNKEKRLRMTGEVETAVFSLPEEDLKKKKDDVVKRLFGFANYLESKIAMLYYPAAELEFDITAVFNESLKLDKVITFPLLKDKKENIKFYKVDNLKQQLVKNENGFMVPNIKKCREIPCEFIDIAIIPGLAFDEKGGRIASDSGEYDRIITMLPITTRKIALGLEEQIVSQIPMESRKKYVDIIVTDERIIYKI comes from the coding sequence ATGCCTGCTGAAGACAATAAAGAGAAAAGACTACGCATGACTGGAGAGGTGGAAACTGCTGTTTTTTCTTTGCCTGAGGAAGATTTGAAGAAGAAAAAAGATGATGTTGTTAAAAGACTTTTTGGATTTGCAAATTACCTTGAGTCCAAAATAGCCATGCTTTATTATCCGGCTGCCGAGCTTGAATTTGATATAACTGCTGTTTTTAACGAATCTTTAAAACTTGATAAAGTTATTACCTTTCCTTTACTTAAGGACAAAAAGGAAAATATCAAATTTTATAAGGTTGACAATCTTAAGCAGCAGCTTGTGAAAAATGAAAACGGATTTATGGTTCCTAATATAAAAAAGTGTAGGGAAATTCCATGTGAATTTATAGATATTGCTATTATCCCAGGACTTGCTTTTGACGAAAAGGGCGGAAGAATAGCCTCAGATAGTGGTGAATACGATAGGATTATCACCATGCTTCCCATTACAACAAGAAAAATTGCCTTAGGCCTTGAAGAACAGATTGTTTCCCAGATCCCCATGGAATCAAGAAAAAAGTATGTTGATATAATAGTTACCGATGAAAGAATAATTTATAAAATCTAA